A region from the Streptomyces sp. 3214.6 genome encodes:
- a CDS encoding phytanoyl-CoA dioxygenase family protein, translated as MSFTSAQGHAGDRVWLTEQDCDLDVFRPLVERETDPADFPRATAVEKNVLVYDSERLRADGADRAMRAELVRALTDGPGVVVFRGAFPDPAVVDRTSAVFDALIAEQHASGATAGDHFATPGANDRVWNALEKAALYDPEAFAEYYANDVLALVSRAWLGPGYQVTSQVNVVNPGGAAQRPHRDYHLGFLSDGAAAAYPAHVHRLSPVLTLQGAVAHCDMPVESGPTLYLPYSQTFEPGYLAWRLPQFQEYFDGHHVQLPLAKGDAAFFNPAVLHAAGTNRTADVRRMANLLQVSSAFGRAMETVDREAVANAVFPVLLKRRAQGVGEEWLEHVIAASAEGYPFPTNLDSDPPVDGLAPPSQADVVRRAVREEWTPRALRDELRAGAMRRTS; from the coding sequence ATGTCCTTCACCTCCGCGCAGGGCCATGCCGGGGACCGCGTCTGGCTGACCGAGCAGGACTGCGACCTCGACGTCTTCCGCCCGCTCGTCGAGCGCGAAACCGACCCCGCCGACTTCCCGCGCGCCACTGCCGTCGAGAAGAACGTCCTCGTCTACGACAGTGAGCGGCTGCGCGCCGACGGAGCGGACCGTGCGATGCGCGCCGAGCTGGTGCGGGCCCTGACCGACGGCCCCGGTGTCGTCGTCTTCCGGGGCGCTTTCCCCGATCCGGCGGTCGTCGACCGGACCAGCGCCGTCTTCGACGCGCTCATCGCCGAGCAGCATGCCTCGGGTGCGACGGCCGGCGACCACTTCGCGACGCCCGGCGCCAACGACCGCGTCTGGAACGCCCTGGAGAAGGCCGCCCTGTACGACCCGGAGGCATTCGCCGAGTATTACGCCAACGATGTCCTCGCGCTGGTCTCCCGGGCCTGGCTCGGCCCCGGCTACCAGGTGACCTCCCAGGTCAACGTGGTGAACCCGGGCGGCGCGGCGCAGCGCCCGCACCGCGACTACCACCTCGGGTTCCTCTCCGACGGGGCGGCCGCCGCCTATCCGGCGCACGTCCACCGGCTCTCCCCGGTGCTCACGCTCCAGGGCGCGGTCGCGCACTGCGACATGCCGGTGGAGTCCGGTCCCACGCTGTACCTGCCGTACTCGCAGACCTTCGAGCCCGGCTATCTGGCGTGGCGGCTGCCGCAGTTCCAGGAGTACTTCGACGGGCACCACGTCCAACTGCCCCTGGCGAAGGGCGACGCGGCCTTCTTCAACCCGGCCGTCCTGCACGCCGCCGGCACCAACCGCACCGCCGACGTACGCCGGATGGCCAACCTGCTCCAGGTGTCCTCGGCCTTCGGGCGGGCGATGGAGACCGTGGACCGGGAGGCGGTGGCGAACGCGGTCTTCCCCGTGCTGCTGAAGCGCCGGGCACAGGGCGTCGGCGAGGAGTGGCTGGAGCACGTGATCGCGGCGAGCGCCGAGGGCTACCCCTTCCCCACCAACCTCGACAGCGACCCGCCCGTCGACGGCCTGGCCCCGCCCTCGCAGGCGGACGTGGTCCGGCGTGCGGTGCGCGAGGAGTGGACCCCGCGGGCGCTCCGCGACGAGCTGCGGGCCGGCGCCATGCGGCGCACCAGCTGA